One genomic segment of Fodinicurvata sediminis DSM 21159 includes these proteins:
- a CDS encoding TraR/DksA family transcriptional regulator, which produces MMTMEDYRQRLIQEREALRQQAESTSADRRPVELDQQSVGRLSRMDAMQVQAMAKASEQRRQTRLRKIDAALKRIEEDEFGYCVACGEEIAPKRLELDPTAPRCIDCAEA; this is translated from the coding sequence TCCAGGAGCGCGAGGCGCTGCGTCAGCAGGCCGAAAGCACCAGTGCTGACCGGCGCCCCGTGGAGCTGGACCAGCAATCCGTGGGCCGGCTGTCCCGAATGGACGCCATGCAGGTCCAAGCCATGGCCAAGGCCTCGGAACAGCGCCGCCAGACCCGCCTGCGCAAGATCGACGCCGCGCTCAAGCGCATCGAGGAAGACGAATTCGGCTATTGCGTCGCCTGCGGCGAGGAAATCGCCCCCAAACGACTGGAGCTGGATCCCACGGCACCGCGCTGTATCGACTGCGCGGAGGCGTGA
- a CDS encoding branched-chain amino acid ABC transporter permease, with protein MTRHLIGLLVLLIAGLIYPWILPSALTVGVTILLFAGWATAWDILGGWAGQVSLGHACFVGIGAYFVAIGATEYAMAPWWTILMAIAVASVLALAWGSLTFKLHGPYFTLSTIAIAEMLRLVAINEDWLTGGATGVFIDWLPTPFGIDLFARETQYYLALAFAVGVMATIIGISRSRFGYQLRAVREDENSAMAAGIDPTRTKLKAFMLSASLTAVGGGIYGMMLSFLEPHILFYLLLSVQIALTGIIGGRGTIWGPLVGAVLLVSAGEIFRTSFAEANLLIYGVLILLVILFLPSGIIGEFNRRLTRRLYARRAQG; from the coding sequence ATGACACGTCATCTCATAGGTTTGCTGGTCCTGCTGATTGCCGGGCTCATCTATCCGTGGATCCTGCCCAGCGCGCTGACCGTTGGTGTCACGATCCTGCTGTTTGCCGGTTGGGCAACGGCCTGGGATATCCTGGGTGGCTGGGCCGGACAGGTCAGCCTGGGACATGCCTGCTTTGTCGGGATTGGCGCCTATTTCGTCGCCATTGGCGCGACGGAGTATGCCATGGCGCCCTGGTGGACCATCCTGATGGCTATTGCCGTTGCCAGTGTGCTGGCCCTGGCCTGGGGCAGTCTGACCTTCAAGCTGCACGGTCCTTACTTCACCCTTTCGACGATTGCCATTGCCGAGATGCTGCGTCTGGTCGCCATCAACGAGGATTGGCTGACGGGGGGCGCCACGGGCGTCTTCATCGATTGGCTGCCTACGCCCTTCGGGATCGATCTCTTCGCGCGGGAGACCCAGTACTACCTGGCACTGGCCTTCGCCGTCGGCGTGATGGCCACCATCATCGGCATATCGCGCAGCCGCTTCGGCTATCAGTTGCGCGCGGTGCGCGAGGACGAGAATTCGGCCATGGCGGCCGGCATCGATCCGACACGCACCAAGCTGAAGGCCTTCATGCTCTCCGCGTCCCTTACGGCTGTGGGCGGCGGAATCTATGGCATGATGCTGTCGTTCCTGGAGCCGCACATCCTGTTCTATCTGCTGCTGTCGGTACAGATCGCACTGACCGGGATCATCGGCGGGCGCGGGACCATCTGGGGCCCGCTGGTCGGCGCCGTGCTTCTGGTTTCGGCCGGCGAGATCTTCCGCACCAGCTTTGCCGAGGCCAACCTGCTGATCTATGGCGTCCTGATCCTGCTGGTCATCCTGTTCCTGCCCAGCGGCATCATCGGCGAGTTCAATCGGCGCCTGACAAGGAGGCTCTATGCCAGACGCGCTCAAGGCTGA
- a CDS encoding branched-chain amino acid ABC transporter permease gives MAELVSLLQNLSNGLLIGGVYAMIGVGLTLIFGVMRTINFAHGDFVVMGMYTAFVFNMILGWDPYFSLLVALPAGFLLGVLLERVVLAPIVDKPHETSLLATLGISLIIGNGLLLIFGGESKSVHVDYASMALSLGEVKISVILLLAGAVTALVIGGLYLLLHHTEFGRSIRATAENRLGAELVGINTRRIQGAVFGLGMMLAMTAGVALIPLLFATPTATGPILTLKAFVVIVLGGLGRVGAAVAGGLVLGMVEVLGAAYIASAYRDAYGLLFFLIILLFKPEGLFGRSVKRV, from the coding sequence ATGGCTGAACTGGTTTCCCTGCTCCAGAACCTATCCAACGGTCTGCTGATCGGCGGTGTCTATGCCATGATCGGCGTGGGCCTGACGCTGATCTTCGGTGTCATGCGCACGATCAACTTCGCCCATGGCGATTTCGTCGTGATGGGCATGTACACGGCCTTCGTCTTCAACATGATCCTCGGCTGGGACCCCTATTTCTCGTTGCTGGTGGCCCTGCCGGCCGGCTTCCTGCTGGGCGTGCTGCTGGAACGGGTGGTTCTGGCGCCGATCGTGGACAAGCCCCACGAGACCTCCCTGTTGGCGACACTGGGAATCTCTTTGATCATCGGCAACGGCCTGCTGCTGATCTTCGGCGGGGAATCCAAGTCGGTCCATGTTGACTATGCCTCCATGGCCCTGTCCCTTGGCGAGGTTAAGATATCGGTCATCCTGCTGCTGGCCGGTGCCGTGACCGCGCTGGTGATCGGGGGGCTTTATCTCCTGCTTCACCATACGGAGTTCGGCCGTTCCATCCGGGCTACGGCCGAGAACCGCCTGGGCGCGGAACTCGTTGGCATCAACACGCGACGCATCCAGGGGGCGGTCTTCGGCCTGGGCATGATGCTGGCCATGACGGCCGGCGTGGCCCTGATCCCCTTGCTGTTTGCCACGCCCACCGCCACAGGTCCCATCCTGACCCTGAAGGCCTTTGTCGTGATCGTCCTCGGTGGACTGGGCCGGGTCGGTGCGGCAGTAGCTGGTGGCCTGGTCCTGGGCATGGTCGAGGTCCTGGGTGCGGCCTACATCGCCTCGGCCTATCGTGACGCCTATGGCCTGCTCTTTTTCCTGATCATCCTGCTGTTCAAGCCGGAGGGTCTTTTCGGACGCTCGGTGAAACGCGTATGA
- a CDS encoding ABC transporter ATP-binding protein — translation MPDALKAEGITVRFGGVVAVDNVSLSLQPKEILGLIGPNGAGKTTLFNAVTGFVPADSGTVTFFDRDVSSEPPYKRAQAGMGRTFQTERPFEELTVLENVLVSAFLNKPRRKDAEKLAMAMLQRVELDDRYDQPAGDLNLARRRRLELAKALAIQPRVLFLDEVMAGLNPPALREMIGLVRTLSQEGLGILMVEHIMEAIIELSDHVIVLASGQKIAEGTPQEVTSNPQVIEAYLGTD, via the coding sequence ATGCCAGACGCGCTCAAGGCTGAGGGGATCACGGTCCGTTTCGGCGGCGTGGTGGCGGTGGACAATGTCTCCCTGTCGCTGCAGCCGAAGGAAATCCTGGGCCTGATCGGTCCGAACGGGGCCGGCAAGACCACGCTGTTCAATGCCGTGACCGGCTTTGTTCCGGCGGACAGCGGTACGGTCACCTTCTTCGATCGCGATGTGTCTTCAGAGCCGCCCTACAAGCGGGCCCAGGCAGGGATGGGGCGGACATTCCAGACCGAGCGTCCTTTCGAGGAGCTGACCGTCCTGGAGAACGTGCTGGTTTCCGCCTTCCTGAACAAGCCGCGGCGCAAGGATGCCGAGAAGCTGGCCATGGCGATGCTGCAACGTGTCGAGCTGGACGATCGCTACGATCAGCCGGCCGGCGATCTGAACCTGGCACGCCGGCGCCGGCTGGAACTGGCCAAGGCCCTGGCGATCCAGCCCAGGGTTCTGTTCCTGGACGAGGTCATGGCCGGCCTCAACCCGCCCGCCCTGCGCGAGATGATCGGCCTTGTCAGAACCCTCAGCCAGGAGGGACTGGGCATCCTGATGGTGGAGCACATCATGGAGGCCATTATCGAGTTGTCCGACCATGTCATCGTGCTGGCCAGCGGTCAGAAGATTGCCGAGGGCACGCCGCAGGAGGTCACCAGCAACCCTCAGGTCATTGAAGCCTATCTGGGAACGGATTGA
- a CDS encoding metal-dependent hydrolase family protein translates to MTATILANANVLDTEAGKLLGERHVLLRDGHIAEVSESPLKDSSADTLDLKGRTLMPGLCDAHVHVTAITPDFALLKKLSPFYVAGHSNDILHGMLMRGFTTVRDGGGADYGLADAVDDDAIIGPRVLFCGQALSQTGGHGDVRGRGENALDECFCCAGLGRICDGVPEVRRAARDEIRKGATHIKIMASGGVSSPTDRIDSTQFSLEEIDAIVEEATAANIYVMAHAYTARAINRLLSRGVRTIEHGNLMDEESCELFKKHGGYLTPTLSTYNAIAKEGKEAGMPAELQAKVFEVVEYGLSALEMAYKAGVKTVFGTDLLGQMHRYQLGEFDLRKGIMPAADLIRSATCTAAEALQREGEFGVVREGARGDLLVLDGNPLEDINVLTDPDKRLKAVIKEGKFYKNELA, encoded by the coding sequence ATGACAGCGACGATTCTGGCGAACGCCAACGTTCTGGATACCGAGGCCGGTAAGCTGCTTGGCGAGCGCCATGTCCTGCTTCGGGACGGCCATATTGCGGAGGTTTCGGAAAGCCCCCTGAAGGACAGCTCTGCCGACACGTTGGACCTGAAGGGGCGCACCCTGATGCCGGGACTTTGCGATGCCCATGTTCACGTGACGGCCATTACGCCGGACTTCGCGCTGCTGAAGAAACTCTCGCCTTTCTATGTGGCCGGTCACTCCAACGATATTCTGCACGGCATGCTGATGCGCGGTTTCACCACCGTACGCGATGGCGGTGGCGCGGATTATGGACTGGCCGATGCAGTGGACGACGATGCGATCATCGGTCCGCGTGTTCTCTTCTGCGGCCAGGCTCTGTCCCAGACCGGCGGTCACGGGGATGTGCGGGGTCGCGGGGAGAATGCCCTGGACGAGTGTTTCTGCTGTGCCGGGCTGGGCCGTATCTGCGACGGCGTGCCCGAAGTGCGCCGCGCCGCGCGTGACGAGATCCGAAAGGGTGCCACGCACATCAAGATCATGGCGTCGGGCGGGGTGTCCTCGCCGACGGACCGGATCGACAGCACGCAGTTCTCGCTCGAGGAAATCGATGCTATCGTGGAAGAGGCAACTGCCGCCAACATCTACGTGATGGCCCATGCCTATACGGCGCGCGCCATCAACCGGCTATTGAGCCGCGGCGTCCGCACTATCGAACACGGTAACCTGATGGATGAGGAAAGCTGCGAGCTGTTCAAGAAGCATGGCGGTTATCTGACACCGACTCTGTCGACCTATAACGCCATTGCGAAGGAAGGCAAGGAAGCCGGGATGCCGGCGGAACTCCAGGCCAAGGTCTTCGAAGTGGTCGAGTACGGCCTTTCGGCTCTCGAAATGGCTTACAAGGCCGGGGTCAAGACGGTTTTTGGTACCGACTTGCTCGGGCAGATGCATCGCTACCAGTTGGGCGAGTTCGACCTGCGCAAGGGCATCATGCCGGCCGCCGACCTGATCCGTTCGGCCACCTGCACGGCCGCCGAAGCGTTGCAGCGCGAAGGCGAGTTCGGGGTCGTGCGCGAAGGGGCCCGCGGCGACCTTCTGGTCCTCGACGGTAACCCGCTTGAAGACATCAATGTCCTGACCGATCCGGACAAGCGCCTGAAGGCGGTGATCAAGGAAGGCAAGTTCTACAAGAACGAGCTGGCCTGA
- a CDS encoding ABC transporter ATP-binding protein produces MSKPILSVEHVDLGYGSLKVVFDFSLQVAEGELVGLVGGNGSGKSTVLRAISGMIRPWSGQILFDGEEVSGAKPHQMAERGLAHVPMGRQLFPNMSVQENLMLGAYLPEARARRDESLSEVHALFPDLVKYARSPAGELSGGQQQMVAIARALMLRPKMLIMDEPSLGLSPILVKEVMASIRRVSETGLPILLVEQNVKQVLTVSDRAYVLENGKQVLDGPSKDLEGDPMIKKAYLGL; encoded by the coding sequence ATGTCGAAGCCCATCCTGAGTGTCGAGCATGTGGATCTTGGTTATGGCAGCCTGAAGGTCGTCTTCGATTTCTCCCTTCAGGTTGCCGAGGGCGAGCTGGTCGGTCTCGTGGGCGGCAATGGCAGTGGAAAGTCCACGGTCCTGCGCGCCATATCGGGCATGATCCGGCCCTGGAGCGGGCAGATCCTGTTCGACGGAGAAGAGGTCTCTGGCGCCAAGCCGCACCAGATGGCCGAGCGTGGCTTGGCGCACGTGCCCATGGGACGCCAGCTCTTTCCCAACATGTCGGTGCAGGAAAACCTGATGCTGGGCGCCTATCTGCCGGAGGCGCGCGCCCGGCGTGACGAGAGTCTGTCGGAAGTGCACGCGCTGTTTCCGGATCTGGTCAAGTATGCCCGTTCGCCGGCGGGTGAACTGTCCGGCGGCCAGCAACAGATGGTGGCGATTGCCCGTGCGCTGATGCTGCGCCCCAAGATGCTGATCATGGACGAGCCAAGTCTGGGCCTCTCGCCGATCCTGGTGAAGGAGGTGATGGCCTCGATCCGGCGCGTGTCCGAAACGGGCCTGCCGATCCTGCTGGTCGAGCAGAACGTGAAGCAGGTGCTCACCGTCAGCGATCGCGCCTATGTGCTGGAGAACGGCAAGCAGGTCCTGGATGGCCCCTCCAAGGATCTGGAGGGTGACCCCATGATCAAGAAGGCCTATCTGGGGCTCTGA
- a CDS encoding amidase, whose translation MTNLPADPIAPIGLDGFATAFRKGEMTSEAVTRAYLERIAKLDPQLGSYQYIAAEQALKTAQAMDQLREAGVDLGPLMGVPVAVKDLLVIDGMPTTGGSKLELQDLMGNEEGPFVRALKKAGCVILGKVKMVEFALGITGVSESRGTPWNPWDLDNHRLPGGSSSGSGVAAAAGLCAFSIGSDTGGSVRVPAALNGLFGLKTTFGLWSNEGSVALAPHLDTLGLLTRTARDSAIAFAALNQAMGMDEADPRCHLAQPARLPSLLFGRPENYFFDDLAPDVAGAMDTALDQLSRAGVALQDMTLPEAPEREDYFPVSLPVSLLASLGRERFQEGKHLIDPVIAGRIESALEVKAIDHVALENRREDSIVSAHARFDGLDGWISPTTASTALPVEDLSDPKTGLAFALSMTRNTQPGNYLELCASTIPLPRQDGGLPIGFQVMCPADSEADLLSISLALEEAFGPATRPDMGEAQD comes from the coding sequence ATGACCAACTTGCCTGCCGACCCCATCGCGCCTATTGGCCTGGATGGCTTTGCGACAGCCTTCCGCAAGGGCGAGATGACTTCCGAGGCGGTGACTCGTGCCTATCTGGAACGCATCGCCAAGCTCGATCCGCAACTTGGATCCTATCAGTACATTGCCGCCGAACAGGCCCTGAAAACAGCCCAGGCCATGGACCAGCTGCGCGAAGCCGGTGTCGATCTGGGGCCGCTCATGGGTGTCCCGGTGGCAGTCAAGGACCTACTGGTGATCGACGGGATGCCAACAACAGGTGGATCGAAGCTGGAACTCCAGGACCTGATGGGCAACGAGGAAGGCCCGTTCGTGCGCGCCTTGAAGAAGGCGGGTTGCGTAATTCTGGGCAAGGTCAAGATGGTGGAATTCGCCCTGGGAATCACAGGTGTCTCGGAAAGTCGCGGCACTCCCTGGAACCCCTGGGACCTGGACAACCATCGCCTGCCGGGCGGCTCCAGCTCGGGTTCGGGCGTGGCAGCAGCCGCCGGGCTCTGCGCCTTTTCCATCGGTTCCGACACGGGGGGCTCCGTCCGGGTGCCGGCAGCACTGAACGGTCTGTTCGGGTTGAAAACCACCTTCGGCCTCTGGTCCAATGAAGGCAGCGTGGCCCTGGCCCCGCACCTGGACACGCTGGGCCTGCTGACCCGCACGGCTCGTGATTCGGCCATTGCCTTTGCCGCCCTCAACCAGGCCATGGGCATGGACGAAGCCGATCCGCGCTGTCACCTGGCCCAGCCGGCGCGCTTGCCCTCCCTGCTGTTCGGGCGGCCGGAAAACTATTTCTTCGACGATCTGGCCCCGGATGTGGCCGGCGCCATGGATACTGCCCTGGACCAGTTGTCCCGCGCCGGCGTGGCCTTGCAAGACATGACGCTGCCCGAGGCGCCGGAGCGCGAAGATTACTTCCCCGTCTCTCTGCCGGTCAGCCTGCTGGCCAGTCTGGGGCGCGAAAGATTCCAGGAGGGCAAGCACCTGATCGATCCCGTCATTGCCGGGCGGATCGAAAGCGCGCTCGAGGTCAAAGCCATCGATCATGTTGCCCTGGAGAATCGGCGCGAGGACAGCATTGTCAGTGCTCATGCCCGCTTCGACGGGCTGGACGGCTGGATCAGCCCCACAACAGCCTCGACGGCTCTGCCGGTTGAGGATCTGTCAGACCCCAAGACAGGACTGGCATTCGCACTTTCCATGACGCGCAACACCCAGCCGGGCAACTACCTGGAACTATGCGCCTCCACCATCCCGCTTCCGCGCCAGGACGGTGGCCTGCCCATCGGCTTCCAGGTCATGTGTCCTGCGGACAGCGAGGCGGATCTTCTGTCCATTTCCCTTGCACTTGAAGAGGCCTTTGGCCCAGCCACGCGGCCGGACATGGGGGAAGCGCAGGACTGA
- a CDS encoding ABC transporter substrate-binding protein gives MKRILTAAIAAPLMGFTLPAAAQVEVGVVNSLSGNFATFGERYLTGMEVALEEINANGGINGEELELVIQDDRSEAQSALAAVEDLENEGLPLIIGSYASSITGPMAQLMTRQEMPLIVLGSADNSITKPGSDWVFRAKHNSSIVAGTYFDYFDYLREEHGEDELQTVAMLYGNAAWPVSLAETGKELAEERGYEIIGDEAYDQGTSDFRPILNNFRAEEPDILYVVAYAEDGVAITRQMREVGLDSKVLAIDTAAALPNFVEQVGDSADYVATVVSWSKDVQYPGIEDLTNRLREAAGSEPSFYEAEGYLALMVAADALRRAESMERDAVRQALDETDLETPVTTVTFEDFDGFKNQNPIRSLMLQIQDGEHVTVFPADLAAEDPIYPNPSWEDR, from the coding sequence ATGAAAAGGATATTGACCGCAGCGATTGCTGCGCCACTCATGGGGTTCACGCTGCCCGCAGCGGCACAGGTCGAGGTCGGTGTCGTCAACAGCCTGTCCGGTAACTTCGCCACTTTTGGCGAGCGTTATCTGACCGGAATGGAGGTGGCGCTTGAGGAAATCAATGCCAATGGCGGCATCAATGGCGAGGAACTCGAACTGGTGATCCAGGACGACCGCTCCGAAGCCCAGAGTGCACTGGCCGCCGTTGAGGATCTCGAGAACGAAGGACTACCCCTTATCATCGGGTCCTATGCGTCCTCGATCACGGGCCCAATGGCCCAGTTGATGACACGTCAGGAAATGCCGCTGATCGTCCTTGGCAGTGCGGACAATTCGATCACCAAGCCAGGTTCGGACTGGGTGTTCCGTGCCAAGCACAACTCCTCGATCGTGGCCGGCACCTATTTCGACTACTTCGACTATTTGCGCGAAGAGCATGGCGAAGATGAGCTGCAGACAGTCGCCATGCTTTACGGCAATGCCGCCTGGCCGGTTTCCCTGGCGGAAACAGGCAAGGAGCTTGCGGAAGAGCGTGGATACGAAATCATCGGTGATGAAGCTTATGACCAGGGCACCAGCGACTTCCGTCCAATCCTGAACAACTTCCGCGCCGAAGAACCCGACATCCTCTACGTTGTCGCCTATGCCGAGGATGGCGTCGCCATCACCCGCCAGATGCGTGAGGTCGGCCTTGATAGCAAGGTTCTGGCTATCGATACGGCGGCGGCCCTGCCGAACTTCGTGGAGCAGGTCGGCGATTCCGCAGACTACGTTGCCACGGTGGTCAGCTGGAGCAAGGACGTCCAGTATCCGGGCATCGAGGACCTGACCAATCGGCTTCGTGAAGCCGCGGGTTCGGAGCCCTCCTTCTATGAGGCGGAAGGCTACCTGGCCCTGATGGTTGCGGCGGACGCCCTGCGCCGGGCGGAGTCGATGGAACGTGATGCCGTGCGCCAGGCCCTGGATGAAACCGATCTGGAAACGCCGGTGACCACGGTGACCTTCGAGGACTTCGACGGTTTCAAGAACCAGAACCCGATCCGCAGCCTGATGCTGCAGATCCAGGATGGCGAGCACGTCACGGTCTTCCCGGCGGATCTGGCCGCTGAAGACCCGATCTACCCCAATCCCAGCTGGGAAGATCGCTAA